A region of Paractinoplanes abujensis DNA encodes the following proteins:
- a CDS encoding sodium-translocating pyrophosphatase: MSGTSLSGSNVTFVIVALVFALIALGFAAMFVQSVLKAGRGTKNMQEIAGAVQEGASAYLFRQFKTLAIFVVIAVVLLFLLPVHDTDNEVWVKIGRSLFFIVGAVFSSFIGGAGMALATRANLRVAAAAGENGGRETAMGIAFRTGGVVGFLTVGLGLFGGALVVLIFRGDAPTVLEGFGFGAALLAMFMRVGGGIFTKAADVGADLVGKVEQGIPEDDPRNAATIADNVGDNVGDCAGMAADLFESYAVTLVAALILGSAAFGQDGLIFPLIVSTVGVVIAILGVFITRLRPSDRNGLTAINRAFYISAAVAAVAVAVVSFVYLPSTFQGFNDEGIAADILASGKDPRWIAVGAVVIGIVLAAAIQALTGYFTETNRRPVQDIGKSSQTGAATVVLAGISVGLESAVYSALLLGAGVFGAFLLGGSSLTLSLFAVALAGTGLLTTVGVIVAMDTFGPISDNAQGIAEMSGDVDEKGAQILTELDAVGNTTKAITKGIAIATAVLAATALFGSYTNSLATSLADAGVDPGQVGNEILGLLNIANPRNLVGLLVGAAVVFLFSGLAINAVSRSAGAVVMEVRRQFREFPGIMDRTQRPEYGRVVDICTRDAQRELLTPGLLAIMAPIAVGFGLGAGALASYLAGAIGTGTLMAVFLSNSGGAWDNAKKLVEDGNFGGKGSEAHEATVIGDTVGDPFKDTAGPAINPLIKVMNLVSLLIAPAVVAWSIGNDQNNPLRITIAIVAAAIIAGAVVWSKRKPISMGDDTPTNSSTPTEKVTA; this comes from the coding sequence ATGTCCGGGACCTCATTAAGCGGTTCTAACGTCACATTTGTCATCGTCGCCCTGGTCTTCGCGCTCATCGCGCTGGGCTTCGCGGCGATGTTCGTCCAGTCGGTTCTCAAGGCCGGCCGGGGCACGAAAAACATGCAGGAGATCGCCGGAGCCGTCCAAGAAGGCGCGTCGGCCTACCTGTTCCGCCAGTTCAAGACCCTCGCCATCTTCGTGGTGATCGCGGTCGTCCTGCTCTTCCTCCTGCCGGTGCACGACACCGACAACGAGGTCTGGGTCAAGATCGGACGCTCGCTGTTCTTCATCGTCGGCGCGGTGTTCAGCTCGTTCATCGGCGGCGCGGGCATGGCGCTCGCCACCCGGGCCAACCTGCGGGTGGCCGCGGCGGCGGGCGAGAACGGCGGTCGCGAGACCGCGATGGGCATCGCCTTCCGCACCGGTGGTGTGGTCGGCTTCCTCACCGTCGGCCTGGGCCTGTTCGGCGGCGCGCTCGTCGTGCTGATCTTCCGCGGCGACGCCCCGACGGTGCTCGAGGGCTTCGGTTTCGGCGCCGCGCTGCTGGCCATGTTCATGCGGGTCGGCGGCGGCATCTTCACCAAGGCCGCCGACGTCGGCGCCGACCTGGTCGGCAAGGTCGAACAGGGCATCCCCGAGGACGACCCGCGCAACGCCGCGACGATCGCCGACAACGTGGGCGACAACGTCGGTGACTGCGCCGGCATGGCGGCCGACCTCTTCGAGTCGTACGCCGTGACCCTGGTCGCCGCGCTGATCCTGGGTTCGGCGGCGTTCGGTCAGGACGGTCTGATCTTCCCGCTGATCGTGTCGACGGTCGGTGTCGTCATCGCCATCCTGGGCGTCTTCATCACCCGGCTGCGGCCGAGCGACCGCAACGGTCTCACCGCCATCAACCGGGCGTTCTACATCTCCGCGGCCGTCGCCGCGGTCGCGGTCGCGGTGGTCAGCTTCGTCTACCTGCCGTCCACGTTCCAGGGCTTCAACGACGAGGGCATCGCGGCCGACATCCTGGCCAGCGGCAAGGACCCGCGCTGGATCGCGGTCGGCGCGGTCGTCATCGGCATCGTGCTGGCCGCCGCCATCCAGGCGCTGACCGGCTACTTCACCGAGACCAACCGGCGCCCGGTGCAGGACATCGGCAAGTCGTCGCAGACCGGTGCGGCCACCGTCGTGCTGGCCGGCATCAGCGTGGGCCTCGAGTCCGCGGTCTACTCGGCGCTGCTGCTCGGCGCCGGCGTGTTCGGCGCGTTCCTGCTGGGTGGCTCGTCGCTCACCCTGTCGCTGTTCGCCGTCGCGCTCGCCGGCACCGGCCTGCTGACCACCGTCGGCGTCATCGTCGCCATGGACACCTTCGGCCCGATCTCGGACAACGCGCAGGGCATCGCCGAGATGTCCGGCGACGTCGACGAGAAGGGCGCGCAGATCCTGACCGAGCTCGACGCGGTCGGCAACACCACCAAGGCCATCACCAAGGGCATCGCGATTGCGACGGCCGTGCTCGCCGCGACCGCGCTGTTCGGCTCGTACACCAACAGCCTGGCCACCTCGCTGGCCGACGCCGGGGTCGACCCCGGTCAGGTCGGCAACGAGATCCTCGGCCTGCTCAACATCGCCAACCCGCGCAACCTGGTCGGCCTGCTGGTCGGCGCGGCCGTGGTGTTCCTCTTCTCCGGCCTGGCCATCAACGCCGTGTCCCGTTCGGCGGGCGCGGTCGTCATGGAGGTCCGCCGCCAGTTCCGCGAGTTCCCCGGCATCATGGACCGCACCCAGCGGCCCGAGTACGGCCGCGTGGTCGACATCTGCACCCGGGACGCGCAGCGCGAGCTGCTCACCCCCGGTCTGCTGGCGATCATGGCGCCGATCGCCGTCGGCTTCGGCCTCGGCGCCGGTGCGCTCGCGTCCTACCTGGCCGGTGCGATCGGCACCGGCACGCTGATGGCGGTCTTCCTGTCCAACTCCGGTGGGGCCTGGGACAACGCCAAGAAGCTGGTCGAGGACGGCAACTTCGGCGGCAAGGGCTCCGAGGCGCACGAGGCCACGGTCATCGGCGACACCGTGGGTGACCCGTTCAAGGACACCGCGGGCCCGGCCATCAACCCGCTGATCAAGGTGATGAACCTGGTCTCGCTGCTGATCGCCCCGGCCGTGGTGGCCTGGAGCATCGGCAACGACCAGAACAACCCGCTGCGCATCACGATCGCGATCGTGGCCGCGGCGATCATCGCCGGCGCGGTGGTCTGGAGCAAGCGCAAGCCCATCTCGATGGGTGACGACACCCCCACCAACAGCTCCACGCCGACCGAGAAGGTCACCGCCTGA
- a CDS encoding ATP-binding protein — protein MMATVRLSFSPAPVHVRTARLVGVAVARRAGVAEELLDEVRLAIGEACTRAVALHNQYGLADLVTVEMSDSEAYSVRVIDHAPIEASVGLAKLPPDELADESLTDEALTTGVGFALLAGFVDDLQVRPVEDGLGTEVRMVWPVRRR, from the coding sequence GTGATGGCGACAGTTCGGCTGTCCTTCTCTCCCGCCCCCGTGCACGTTCGTACTGCACGGCTGGTCGGTGTTGCGGTGGCCCGGCGCGCCGGGGTCGCCGAGGAATTGCTGGACGAGGTCCGGCTGGCGATCGGTGAGGCCTGCACGCGCGCCGTCGCCCTGCACAACCAGTACGGTCTGGCCGATCTGGTGACCGTCGAAATGTCTGATTCGGAGGCCTACTCCGTACGGGTCATCGACCACGCCCCGATCGAGGCGAGTGTCGGCCTGGCGAAACTGCCGCCCGACGAGCTGGCTGACGAGTCGCTGACCGACGAGGCGCTCACCACCGGCGTGGGTTTCGCCCTGCTCGCCGGATTCGTCGACGACCTGCAGGTACGCCCGGTCGAGGACGGCCTGGGCACCGAAGTGCGGATGGTGTGGCCCGTTCGGCGACGCTGA
- a CDS encoding STAS domain-containing protein codes for MELSLATRTVAEHTVLEVGGEVDVYTAPRLRERLVELVDSGVRSVVVDLGGVEFLDSTGLGVLVGAMKRLRVANGRFSLVCSKEALLKIFRITALDQVFPIFPTIEAATADSDGSATS; via the coding sequence ATGGAGCTGTCCCTTGCGACCAGGACCGTCGCCGAGCACACGGTGCTCGAGGTTGGCGGCGAGGTCGACGTCTACACGGCTCCGAGGTTGCGTGAGCGCCTCGTGGAGCTGGTCGACTCGGGGGTGCGCAGCGTCGTCGTCGACCTCGGCGGGGTGGAGTTCCTCGACTCCACCGGCCTCGGTGTGCTGGTCGGCGCGATGAAGCGGCTGCGTGTGGCGAACGGGCGGTTCAGCCTCGTGTGCTCCAAGGAGGCTCTTCTCAAGATCTTCCGGATCACGGCGCTCGACCAGGTGTTCCCGATCTTCCCCACGATCGAGGCGGCCACTGCAGACAGCGACGGCAGCGCGACTTCGTGA
- a CDS encoding DEAD/DEAH box helicase, with protein sequence MAGVTSTAYGPAELLQRLRARTPATDSPITHVEQIPARTGKTAPWPAWAAQGVIAALAENGIAQPWEHQAAAASLAAAGTHVVVATGTASGKSLAYQLPVLTRLLDDPRATALYLSPTKALAADQLRAVAKLGIDGVRPATYDGDTSREEREWIRQHSRLVLTNPDMLHHSMLPGHARWATFLRRLAYVVIDECHAYRGVFGSHVSHVVRRLRRLAARYGGSPTFVLASATSGDPADAASRLTGLPVTAVTEDTSPRGATTFALWEPPLLPPEEPDLPPVRRSALSETSELLTDAVVAGTRTLAFIRSRRGAEVVATMTRRSLDEAVPGLGDRVAAYRAGYLKEDRRKIERALLTGELLALASTNALELGVDLVGLDAVLICGYPGTRASLWQQAGRAGRDGGSALAVLIARDDPLDTYLVHHPAALFGRPVEMTVLDPANPYVLGPQLCCAASEMPLTAADMSLFGAAAVSAVEGLTASGALRKRPSGWYWTHPGRPDVDLRGAGGAPVSIVEASTGRLLGTVDQTSSHVMLHTGAVYLHQGATYLVDHLDLEDAIALVHHEEPDWTTQARDVTDVAVLGIRDHISAGPVGLFLGDVEVTSQVVSYQRRRIATGEVLDTRPLDLPVRDLRTVAVWFTISPQALDRAGVEPPDVPGALHAAEHAAIGLLPLMATCDRWDIGGLSTANHVDTEAPTVFVYDGHPGGAGFAERAYAVAADWLAATREAIAACTCETGCPSCVQSPKCGNGNNPLHKPGAVQVLDTVLAALAESN encoded by the coding sequence GTGGCCGGCGTGACGTCGACCGCCTACGGCCCCGCCGAACTGCTGCAGCGACTGCGGGCCCGCACCCCGGCGACCGACTCCCCCATCACCCACGTCGAGCAGATTCCCGCCCGTACGGGGAAGACCGCCCCCTGGCCCGCATGGGCGGCCCAGGGCGTGATCGCCGCCCTGGCCGAGAACGGCATCGCCCAGCCGTGGGAACACCAGGCCGCCGCGGCGTCACTGGCCGCCGCGGGCACCCACGTCGTGGTGGCCACGGGCACGGCCTCGGGCAAATCGCTGGCCTATCAGCTGCCGGTGCTCACACGGCTGCTCGACGACCCGCGGGCGACGGCGCTCTACCTCTCGCCGACCAAGGCGCTGGCGGCCGACCAGCTGCGCGCGGTGGCCAAACTGGGCATCGACGGGGTGCGGCCGGCCACGTACGACGGTGACACCTCCCGCGAGGAACGCGAGTGGATCCGGCAGCACTCCCGGCTGGTGCTGACCAACCCCGACATGCTCCACCACAGCATGCTGCCCGGCCACGCACGCTGGGCCACCTTCCTGCGCCGCCTGGCGTACGTGGTGATCGACGAATGTCATGCCTACCGCGGGGTGTTCGGCTCGCACGTCTCGCACGTGGTGCGCCGGCTGCGACGGCTCGCCGCCCGGTACGGCGGTTCGCCCACGTTCGTGCTGGCGTCGGCCACGTCCGGTGACCCCGCCGATGCCGCGTCGCGCCTGACCGGCCTGCCCGTGACCGCGGTGACCGAGGACACCTCGCCCCGCGGGGCGACCACGTTCGCGCTGTGGGAGCCGCCGCTGCTCCCGCCCGAGGAGCCAGACCTTCCCCCCGTACGACGGTCCGCCCTCAGCGAGACGTCCGAGCTGCTCACCGACGCCGTGGTGGCGGGCACCCGCACCCTGGCGTTCATCCGCTCACGCCGCGGGGCCGAGGTGGTCGCGACGATGACCCGGCGCTCGCTCGACGAGGCCGTGCCGGGCCTGGGCGATCGCGTCGCGGCGTATCGAGCGGGCTACCTCAAGGAGGACCGCCGCAAGATCGAACGCGCGCTGCTCACGGGCGAACTGCTCGCACTGGCCTCGACCAACGCGCTCGAACTGGGGGTCGACCTGGTCGGGCTGGACGCGGTGCTGATCTGCGGCTACCCGGGCACGCGGGCGTCGCTCTGGCAGCAGGCCGGGCGGGCCGGGCGCGACGGGGGCTCGGCCTTGGCGGTGCTGATCGCACGGGACGATCCGCTCGACACGTACCTGGTGCACCATCCGGCGGCGTTGTTCGGCCGGCCGGTCGAGATGACAGTGCTCGACCCGGCCAACCCGTACGTGCTGGGACCGCAGCTGTGCTGTGCCGCATCCGAGATGCCGTTGACGGCGGCCGACATGTCCCTTTTCGGGGCAGCTGCCGTGTCGGCGGTCGAGGGGTTGACCGCCTCGGGCGCGCTGCGGAAACGGCCGTCGGGCTGGTACTGGACGCACCCCGGCCGCCCCGACGTCGACCTGCGCGGCGCGGGCGGCGCTCCCGTCTCGATCGTGGAGGCGTCGACGGGTCGCCTGCTGGGCACTGTCGACCAGACGTCGTCGCACGTCATGCTGCACACCGGCGCGGTCTACCTGCACCAGGGGGCGACCTACCTGGTCGACCACCTCGACCTGGAGGACGCGATCGCGCTGGTGCACCACGAGGAACCCGACTGGACGACCCAGGCCCGCGACGTCACCGACGTGGCCGTGCTGGGCATCCGCGACCACATCAGCGCCGGCCCGGTCGGCCTGTTCCTGGGCGACGTCGAAGTGACCAGCCAGGTCGTCTCCTACCAGCGCCGCCGCATCGCCACCGGCGAAGTGCTCGACACCAGGCCCCTGGACCTGCCCGTCCGCGACCTGCGCACCGTGGCCGTCTGGTTCACGATTTCTCCCCAGGCCCTCGACCGGGCCGGCGTCGAACCGCCCGACGTCCCCGGCGCCCTGCACGCCGCCGAACACGCCGCGATCGGCCTGCTGCCGCTGATGGCCACCTGCGACCGCTGGGACATCGGCGGTCTCTCCACGGCCAACCACGTCGACACCGAGGCCCCCACAGTCTTCGTCTACGACGGCCACCCCGGCGGCGCCGGTTTCGCCGAACGCGCCTACGCGGTAGCCGCCGACTGGCTGGCCGCCACCCGCGAAGCGATCGCCGCGTGCACCTGCGAAACCGGCTGCCCGTCCTGCGTCCAGTCCCCCAAGTGCGGCAACGGCAACAACCCCCTGCACAAACCGGGCGCCGTCCAGGTCCTCGACACGGTCCTGGCCGCCCTGGCCGAGTCGAACTGA
- a CDS encoding Rv3654c family TadE-like protein, whose amino-acid sequence MRAGGAGAGAGKDRGAATLLVLAIGLVLVLAGVFGASVGAARVGRHQARTAADLGALAGGVQAVFGPGTACARAARFVTANDGRLTSCVVEGLDIVVTAEVEVRVAFGFGGRAVATARAGPVYALPE is encoded by the coding sequence GTGAGAGCCGGCGGAGCTGGTGCCGGTGCCGGGAAGGACCGCGGGGCGGCCACGCTTCTCGTCCTGGCGATCGGTTTGGTGCTGGTCCTGGCGGGCGTCTTCGGCGCGAGCGTGGGCGCCGCCCGGGTCGGCCGTCACCAGGCCCGCACGGCCGCCGACCTGGGCGCGCTGGCCGGCGGCGTGCAGGCGGTCTTCGGCCCCGGAACGGCGTGCGCCCGAGCCGCCCGCTTCGTGACGGCCAACGACGGCCGCCTGACGTCGTGCGTGGTCGAGGGCCTGGACATCGTCGTCACGGCCGAGGTCGAGGTCCGCGTCGCCTTCGGTTTCGGCGGCCGAGCGGTGGCCACAGCCCGGGCAGGCCCGGTCTACGCGCTGCCGGAATGA
- a CDS encoding TadE family type IV pilus minor pilin: MIRRRRPGRDRGAFTAELAAGLPALMLLLLTGLAMVSAVAAKGQCLDAAREAALAEARGDSGAAAGVRVAPAGATVEVGGDGEIVTVHVRARFRVLGAQLPAITVEGSATAAREPEPVL, encoded by the coding sequence GTGATCCGGCGCCGGCGGCCCGGTCGCGACCGGGGAGCGTTCACGGCCGAGCTCGCGGCCGGGCTGCCGGCGCTGATGCTGCTGCTCCTGACCGGCCTGGCGATGGTGTCGGCGGTGGCGGCCAAGGGCCAGTGCCTCGACGCCGCCCGCGAAGCGGCCCTGGCCGAAGCCCGCGGTGACTCCGGTGCTGCGGCGGGGGTCCGGGTGGCCCCGGCGGGCGCCACGGTCGAGGTGGGCGGTGACGGCGAGATCGTGACGGTTCACGTGCGGGCGCGTTTCCGGGTGCTGGGCGCGCAGTTGCCCGCGATCACGGTCGAGGGGTCGGCGACGGCCGCACGCGAACCGGAGCCGGTGCTGTGA
- a CDS encoding DUF4244 domain-containing protein yields MNTAEYAVGTLAAVAFAGILYKVLTGSAVMAALTGVIGRALK; encoded by the coding sequence ATGAACACGGCCGAGTACGCCGTCGGGACACTGGCGGCGGTCGCGTTCGCCGGGATCCTCTACAAGGTCCTGACCGGCTCGGCCGTGATGGCGGCCCTGACCGGTGTCATCGGCCGGGCGCTGAAGTGA
- a CDS encoding type II secretion system F family protein: MTALLLVAAAFALVVTPVAGRRGLTLLRPGPRRRLSFLRPVPEQTSVAGSRRLRMLLAVLAGLAVTGYLGTWWGVLPGVAAGVGAERFLRRREPARVRQERRAAAADLPLGADLLAAALRAGAPVDGAAAAVADALDGPLGTRLQRTARSLALGAAPAEAWGHLDGVPGADRLVAAAVRTSASGGALAKALGGLADDLRADRTVAVEAAAQRAGVLIVLPLGLCFLPAFLLAGLVPVLIAVLGDVL, from the coding sequence ATGACCGCGCTGTTGCTTGTGGCGGCGGCGTTCGCGCTGGTCGTCACGCCGGTGGCCGGCCGGCGGGGCCTGACTCTGCTGCGGCCGGGCCCGCGACGGCGGTTGAGTTTCCTGCGGCCGGTCCCGGAGCAGACCTCGGTCGCCGGCTCGCGGCGGCTGCGGATGCTGCTGGCGGTCCTGGCCGGGCTGGCCGTCACGGGCTACCTCGGCACCTGGTGGGGCGTCCTCCCGGGCGTCGCGGCCGGGGTGGGGGCCGAGCGTTTCCTGCGACGGCGCGAACCGGCCCGCGTCCGCCAGGAGCGCCGGGCCGCGGCGGCCGACCTGCCGCTCGGGGCCGACCTGCTGGCGGCGGCGCTGCGGGCGGGCGCGCCGGTCGACGGGGCAGCCGCCGCGGTGGCCGACGCTCTCGACGGGCCGCTGGGCACCCGGTTGCAGCGGACGGCCCGGTCGCTGGCCCTGGGCGCGGCCCCGGCCGAGGCGTGGGGGCACCTCGACGGGGTGCCGGGCGCCGACCGGCTCGTCGCCGCGGCCGTGCGCACCAGCGCCAGCGGCGGTGCCCTGGCCAAGGCGCTGGGTGGGCTCGCCGACGACCTGCGGGCGGACCGGACGGTCGCCGTCGAGGCGGCGGCGCAGCGGGCCGGCGTTCTGATCGTGCTGCCGCTCGGGCTGTGCTTCCTGCCCGCCTTTCTGCTCGCCGGGCTCGTCCCGGTGCTGATCGCGGTCCTCGGGGACGTGCTCTGA
- a CDS encoding type II secretion system F family protein yields MNGGPLLLVAGALVLVLPNRRVRLPRVSVVTVARRVAVTAGRSPRQAVAGGVTVAVLAGLLAGGPAGAAMAGAYAVLLGRAVMRRSRRRRAGAERAAALDALAGLAADLRAGLPPVAGLPSAAEAPAGDRLRRLMGSVWRLAERTGAPAADLVERIEADARAADRAGASARAQAAGAHATAMLLAALPVAGLALGAAMGADPLRVLLHTPLGAACGLTAVVLQAGGLLWSERLVGGVTR; encoded by the coding sequence GTGAACGGGGGACCGCTGTTGCTCGTGGCGGGGGCGCTCGTCCTGGTGCTGCCGAACCGGCGGGTGCGGCTGCCCCGGGTATCCGTTGTGACCGTCGCGCGCCGGGTTGCCGTCACGGCCGGCCGGTCGCCGCGGCAGGCGGTGGCCGGTGGGGTGACGGTCGCAGTGCTGGCGGGGCTGCTCGCGGGTGGTCCGGCGGGGGCCGCGATGGCCGGAGCCTATGCGGTTCTTCTGGGACGGGCCGTGATGCGGCGGTCCCGGCGGCGGCGGGCGGGGGCCGAGCGGGCGGCGGCGCTGGACGCTCTGGCGGGACTGGCGGCCGATCTGCGGGCGGGGTTACCGCCCGTGGCAGGGCTTCCCTCGGCGGCGGAAGCCCCAGCCGGTGACCGGCTGCGGCGGCTGATGGGCTCGGTGTGGCGTCTCGCCGAACGCACCGGCGCGCCCGCGGCCGACCTGGTCGAGCGGATCGAGGCCGACGCGCGCGCCGCCGACCGGGCTGGTGCGTCGGCCCGGGCCCAGGCGGCCGGGGCCCACGCCACGGCCATGCTGCTGGCGGCGCTGCCGGTGGCCGGCCTCGCGCTCGGAGCGGCCATGGGCGCCGACCCGCTGCGCGTGCTGCTGCACACCCCGCTCGGCGCGGCCTGCGGGCTGACGGCGGTGGTGTTGCAGGCGGGCGGCCTGCTCTGGTCCGAGCGGCTCGTCGGCGGGGTGACCCGATGA
- a CDS encoding TadA family conjugal transfer-associated ATPase, with product MTAYAGLGSRLAASAPAVADRVRHRFAVDGGEATPAAVVHAVRSESDAAALGDTAVLRLADRVHDQLVGAGPLAPLLADQQVTDVLVNGLAVWVDRGDGLRRAPVVLGSLEEVRRLAQRLAAACGRRLDDGQPYADARLPDGTRLHAVLPPVATDGPYLSLRTFRQRPFRLSDLIEHGTVPPTAAPVLEAIVAARLAYLVVGGTGSGKTTLLATLLGMVPPTERIVLVEDAAELRPLHPHVVALQARTANVEGAGAVGLTDLVRQALRMRPDRLVVGECRGAEIVDLLGALNTGHDGGAGTLHANAPADVPARLEALGLLGGLPRAALHAQVVAALQVVLQVRRTDRGRVLESVSVLLPSGEHRLATVVPAWQRLHGAGPGSGALARMLAVRGVAVPAVLTPPVVAP from the coding sequence GTGACGGCGTACGCGGGTCTGGGCAGCCGGCTCGCGGCCTCGGCCCCGGCTGTGGCCGACCGGGTGCGGCACCGGTTCGCCGTCGACGGCGGCGAGGCGACGCCGGCCGCGGTCGTGCACGCGGTGCGCAGCGAGTCCGACGCCGCGGCGCTGGGTGACACGGCGGTGCTGCGCCTGGCCGACCGGGTGCACGACCAGTTGGTCGGGGCCGGCCCACTGGCCCCGCTGCTCGCCGACCAGCAGGTGACCGACGTGCTGGTGAACGGGCTCGCCGTCTGGGTCGACCGTGGCGACGGCCTGCGGCGGGCCCCCGTCGTGCTGGGCAGCCTGGAAGAGGTGCGCCGGTTGGCCCAGCGGCTCGCCGCCGCGTGCGGCCGGCGACTCGACGACGGCCAACCCTACGCGGACGCCCGTCTGCCCGACGGCACCCGCCTGCACGCTGTGCTGCCCCCGGTCGCGACCGACGGTCCCTACCTGTCGTTGCGCACCTTCCGGCAACGGCCGTTCCGGCTGAGCGACCTGATCGAGCACGGCACCGTCCCGCCGACAGCGGCCCCGGTGCTCGAGGCGATCGTCGCCGCCCGGCTGGCCTACCTGGTCGTCGGCGGCACCGGCAGCGGCAAGACGACCCTGCTGGCCACGCTGCTGGGCATGGTGCCGCCGACCGAGCGGATCGTGCTCGTGGAGGACGCCGCCGAGTTGCGCCCCCTGCACCCACACGTGGTCGCTCTGCAGGCCCGCACGGCGAACGTCGAGGGGGCGGGTGCGGTCGGGCTGACCGACCTGGTGCGGCAGGCGCTGCGCATGCGCCCCGACCGGCTGGTCGTGGGGGAGTGCCGCGGGGCCGAGATCGTCGACCTGCTCGGCGCGCTCAACACCGGGCACGACGGCGGGGCGGGGACGCTGCACGCGAACGCCCCGGCGGACGTTCCGGCCCGGCTCGAGGCGCTCGGGCTGCTCGGCGGGCTGCCCCGGGCCGCGCTGCACGCCCAGGTGGTGGCCGCGCTGCAGGTGGTGCTGCAGGTCCGGCGCACGGATCGGGGCAGGGTGCTCGAATCGGTGAGCGTGCTGCTGCCCTCGGGGGAGCATCGGCTGGCCACCGTGGTGCCGGCCTGGCAGCGCTTGCACGGCGCCGGGCCGGGCTCGGGGGCGCTGGCGCGCATGCTGGCCGTCCGTGGAGTTGCCGTGCCCGCGGTGCTGACCCCGCCGGTGGTGGCGCCGTGA
- the ssd gene encoding septum site-determining protein Ssd, whose product MPVARLPLVVTSDPDLLDDLLRLAAAGGTEIDVAPDPAAARPRYGTAPLVLIGADQLDACLRARLPRRSRVAVVGRGEVAETMWKAANAHGVEHIAELPVADAWVVDRFAEQLDQPVGRVLAVIGGRGGAGASTLAAGLATTATAARHRTLLIDADPLGGGLDLMFGWERRDGLRWSALAEAGGRVDPPTLLEALPHQGDLVVLSFDRDTTPLVPAEAMGATIDAGRRARDVIVVDLPRRLDDAGVLALECADQAVLIVPAEVRASAAAARIARTVQAHRRELSLVVRGPAPGKLKPREISAALGLPLIGTLRPEPAISQGAERGLPPAVEGKGPLADLCRRLLGDLLAGSAAVAA is encoded by the coding sequence ATGCCCGTTGCCCGCCTGCCCCTCGTCGTCACCTCCGACCCCGACCTGCTCGACGACCTGCTGCGCCTGGCCGCCGCCGGTGGCACCGAGATCGACGTCGCTCCCGACCCGGCCGCGGCCCGCCCCCGCTACGGCACCGCCCCGCTGGTCCTGATCGGCGCCGATCAGCTCGACGCGTGCCTGCGGGCCCGGCTGCCCCGCCGCTCCCGGGTCGCCGTCGTCGGCCGGGGCGAGGTCGCCGAGACGATGTGGAAGGCGGCGAACGCCCACGGCGTCGAGCACATCGCCGAACTGCCCGTCGCCGACGCCTGGGTCGTCGACCGCTTCGCCGAGCAACTCGACCAACCGGTCGGCCGGGTGCTGGCCGTGATCGGCGGCCGCGGCGGCGCGGGCGCGAGCACCCTGGCCGCCGGGCTGGCAACGACCGCGACCGCCGCCCGGCACCGCACCCTGCTGATCGACGCCGACCCGCTCGGCGGCGGGCTCGATCTGATGTTCGGGTGGGAACGGCGCGACGGTCTGCGCTGGTCCGCGCTGGCCGAGGCGGGCGGCCGGGTCGACCCGCCCACCCTGCTGGAGGCGCTACCGCATCAGGGCGACCTCGTCGTGCTCTCGTTCGATCGCGACACGACGCCGCTCGTGCCGGCCGAGGCGATGGGCGCGACCATCGACGCCGGTCGCCGGGCCCGCGACGTGATCGTGGTCGACCTGCCCCGCCGACTCGACGACGCCGGGGTGCTGGCGCTCGAGTGCGCCGACCAGGCGGTGCTGATCGTGCCGGCCGAGGTGCGGGCGTCAGCGGCCGCGGCCCGGATCGCGCGCACGGTCCAGGCCCACCGCCGCGAGCTGTCCCTCGTGGTGCGGGGGCCGGCCCCGGGCAAGCTCAAACCGCGGGAGATCTCGGCCGCGCTCGGGCTCCCGCTCATCGGCACCCTGCGACCCGAACCGGCGATCAGCCAAGGCGCCGAACGAGGGCTGCCGCCGGCCGTCGAAGGCAAGGGCCCGCTGGCCGACCTGTGCCGGCGGTTGCTCGGCGACCTGCTGGCCGGTTCCGCGGCGGTGGCGGCGTGA
- a CDS encoding STAS domain-containing protein, producing MESSINRSLDADGTAVVSVSGEIDFSNADEVAVCVRDAVSEWSPPVVRVDLRGATFIDSTGLGALIEGYRATTAIEARFLVVNPTPAFRRVLDVTGLCDFFGLGEPAEAEPAEQTQATGA from the coding sequence ATGGAAAGTTCGATCAATCGTTCGCTCGACGCCGACGGCACTGCCGTCGTGTCCGTCAGTGGCGAGATCGATTTCTCAAATGCGGACGAGGTGGCCGTCTGTGTGCGCGACGCCGTCTCCGAGTGGTCCCCGCCGGTCGTGCGGGTCGACCTGCGGGGCGCCACCTTCATCGACTCCACCGGCCTGGGCGCCCTGATCGAGGGCTATCGTGCCACCACCGCGATCGAAGCCCGCTTCCTCGTGGTCAACCCCACGCCGGCTTTTCGCCGCGTGCTCGACGTGACCGGTCTCTGCGACTTCTTCGGGTTGGGCGAGCCGGCTGAGGCCGAACCCGCCGAGCAGACGCAGGCCACCGGGGCCTGA